A section of the Elizabethkingia anophelis R26 genome encodes:
- a CDS encoding TonB-dependent siderophore receptor, protein MIKRITHLSVLAAPLFFYAQHTKTDTTSVGTIQEVSLQGTKSFRTKKSETVARLPLENLENPTVYSVVPKELISETTAIDFNTAVATVPGVVVNNGVNDSGNDIFLRGFTSNASFRNGLAINPRTQTEISNIERIEVVKGPSGTLFGGTMAKYGGVVNIITKKPQEKFGGLITYTTGSWGMNRVTADVNTPLNKEKTALARFNFATFSQDSFQDAGFSKGTFFAGSVVYKVSDRLKISFDADYYAPYKTMNAFVRNSGVLTIKSLKDLTSIHDRSFTSNDIGSRRNVFNTMAEVEYKINNQWTSRTSFQRGESVENESIFLVLTYLDNNTVRRGIRPFDMYKITTNNIQQNFIGDFKIGKLRNRMVVGVDYYQQDSKNQYPMFKNSVFAVYDQVKLDDTTAWQGISRSAVNNLPRTATNNQTDTFSTISGYVSDVLDVTPSLHVMASLRWDHYNSDPSLENGVKNTKTEFSKSAFSPKFGVVYEVVKDKISAFANYVNGFTYNAPSLNQNGVMEKWAPEQGNQFEFGAKFDVLNKKLLATISYYDLRVTNRLIATPDGIGSYQDGKTMSRGIDAEVIVNPVAGLNIIAGYGYNDNKLQDRSANDGKRLIWTPKHVGNLWASYKFQSGAIEGLGLGIGANFVDKTKLDYISGYLVPSYVNMGATIFYDRSRYRVGLKLNNATNTTYWNFYGQPQKPREILANFSFKF, encoded by the coding sequence ATGATTAAGAGAATTACCCATTTGTCGGTGTTGGCAGCGCCATTGTTCTTCTATGCCCAGCATACGAAAACTGATACGACAAGTGTAGGAACGATTCAGGAAGTGAGTCTTCAGGGAACAAAAAGCTTCAGAACAAAAAAATCCGAAACCGTGGCAAGGCTTCCTTTGGAGAATTTGGAAAATCCAACGGTTTATAGTGTGGTACCAAAAGAACTGATTAGTGAAACTACAGCAATAGACTTTAATACAGCTGTAGCAACAGTTCCGGGAGTCGTAGTTAATAATGGTGTTAATGACAGTGGAAACGATATTTTTCTGAGAGGATTTACAAGTAATGCCAGTTTTAGAAATGGCCTTGCCATAAACCCGAGAACGCAAACCGAAATTAGCAATATTGAAAGAATAGAAGTAGTAAAAGGACCTTCAGGAACTTTATTTGGCGGTACTATGGCCAAATATGGAGGAGTCGTAAATATTATTACCAAAAAACCTCAGGAGAAATTTGGAGGGCTGATTACTTATACTACGGGTAGCTGGGGAATGAACAGGGTAACCGCTGATGTAAATACACCTCTGAATAAAGAGAAAACTGCCTTGGCCAGATTTAACTTTGCAACCTTCTCTCAGGATTCTTTTCAGGATGCAGGATTTAGTAAAGGAACCTTCTTTGCCGGAAGTGTGGTCTATAAAGTATCAGATCGCCTGAAAATTAGCTTTGATGCCGATTACTACGCTCCTTATAAAACAATGAACGCATTTGTAAGAAACTCAGGTGTTCTTACGATTAAATCACTTAAAGATCTTACCAGTATACATGACCGTTCATTTACAAGTAATGATATAGGATCGCGAAGAAATGTATTCAATACTATGGCTGAAGTCGAGTATAAGATTAACAATCAATGGACTTCCAGAACTTCATTTCAAAGAGGAGAATCTGTAGAAAATGAATCTATTTTCCTGGTATTGACTTATCTTGATAATAATACGGTAAGGAGAGGAATCAGACCTTTCGATATGTATAAAATTACCACAAACAATATTCAGCAGAACTTTATTGGCGATTTTAAAATCGGAAAGCTTAGAAACAGAATGGTTGTAGGAGTCGACTATTACCAGCAGGATTCCAAGAATCAATATCCTATGTTCAAGAACAGTGTGTTTGCTGTTTATGATCAGGTAAAATTAGATGATACTACTGCATGGCAGGGAATCTCCAGAAGTGCGGTTAATAATCTGCCAAGAACAGCTACTAATAACCAAACCGATACGTTTAGTACAATTAGCGGATATGTATCCGATGTACTAGATGTTACTCCAAGTTTACACGTAATGGCAAGTTTGAGATGGGATCATTACAACAGTGATCCTAGCCTGGAGAATGGAGTGAAGAATACCAAAACCGAATTTTCTAAATCAGCATTTTCTCCAAAATTTGGTGTAGTGTACGAGGTAGTTAAAGATAAAATTTCTGCATTTGCCAATTATGTAAATGGATTTACTTACAACGCTCCTTCACTAAATCAGAATGGTGTGATGGAAAAATGGGCTCCGGAACAGGGAAATCAGTTTGAGTTCGGGGCTAAATTCGATGTATTAAATAAGAAGCTTTTAGCAACAATCAGTTATTATGACCTTAGAGTAACCAACAGGCTTATTGCTACTCCGGATGGTATCGGAAGCTATCAGGACGGAAAGACCATGAGCCGTGGTATAGATGCTGAGGTAATTGTAAATCCTGTAGCCGGGCTTAATATTATTGCCGGATACGGATATAATGATAACAAATTACAGGACAGAAGCGCCAATGATGGTAAGAGATTAATATGGACTCCCAAGCATGTAGGAAACCTTTGGGCAAGTTATAAGTTCCAGAGTGGTGCTATAGAGGGCTTAGGACTGGGGATAGGAGCTAATTTTGTAGACAAAACCAAATTGGATTATATTTCCGGTTACCTGGTTCCTTCTTATGTAAACATGGGGGCTACCATTTTCTATGACAGATCCAGGTACAGAGTTGGCTTGAAGCTGAATAATGCAACCAATACCACGTACTGGAATTTCTACGGGCAACCTCAGAAGCCAAGGGAGATATTGGCTAACTTTTCTTTTAAATTTTAA
- a CDS encoding PepSY-associated TM helix domain-containing protein: MKKITGWLHLWLGLISGLIVFVVVLSGTLFVFCDEIIDFVAGSDKYIEYREGQQKIDADVLIAQFNARHKEEGRKAFYIDEYKDPERSFRIASGIKRGGFSYTYVNPYTGNEIGSTMSYRFFYVVAHIHSQLLLGGFGKTVVGISSIIFFIQLVGGLILWWPQKWTKATRTSSFKFKRGVKWKRRNYDLHNVLGFYVVIPAIFVTITGLIMAYEVLESFTQKTFGGVPAVEARKLSKKYEPPFVEGKDFITMQDAIDITRIRHPENNQVRVSFFGGDDSTIYSILVGKFIGLKSAIDGHDITLNRYTGNEIEMPEILENHEKIEHTNFDLHVGYWGGYIGKTITFIVGIICSSLPITGVLIWWGRRNKKKPVAVVK; this comes from the coding sequence GTGAAAAAAATTACAGGATGGCTGCATTTATGGTTGGGGCTAATATCCGGTTTAATTGTTTTTGTTGTTGTGCTATCAGGTACTTTATTTGTTTTCTGCGACGAGATTATAGATTTTGTTGCCGGCAGTGATAAGTATATCGAGTATAGAGAAGGGCAGCAGAAAATAGATGCCGATGTATTAATCGCCCAGTTTAATGCAAGACATAAAGAAGAAGGAAGAAAGGCTTTCTACATTGATGAGTATAAGGACCCTGAAAGAAGCTTCCGGATTGCTTCCGGGATTAAAAGAGGAGGATTTTCCTATACTTATGTTAATCCTTATACCGGAAACGAAATAGGAAGTACCATGTCCTATCGTTTCTTTTATGTTGTTGCTCATATCCATAGTCAATTGCTGTTAGGAGGATTCGGGAAAACGGTAGTAGGGATCTCTTCTATTATCTTTTTCATTCAGCTTGTGGGTGGTCTTATTCTTTGGTGGCCACAGAAATGGACTAAAGCAACAAGAACTTCATCATTCAAATTTAAAAGAGGAGTAAAGTGGAAAAGGCGCAATTATGATTTACATAATGTGCTGGGATTTTACGTAGTTATCCCGGCTATATTTGTTACCATTACAGGACTTATTATGGCTTATGAGGTATTGGAAAGCTTTACACAGAAAACCTTCGGTGGTGTACCCGCTGTTGAAGCCCGAAAGCTGTCTAAGAAATATGAACCTCCCTTTGTGGAAGGAAAAGACTTTATAACAATGCAGGATGCTATAGATATTACAAGGATAAGACATCCGGAAAATAATCAGGTACGTGTAAGTTTTTTCGGAGGTGATGATTCTACAATTTATTCCATTTTGGTAGGAAAGTTTATAGGACTGAAAAGTGCAATTGACGGACATGATATTACTCTGAACAGGTATACCGGAAATGAAATAGAAATGCCTGAAATATTAGAAAACCATGAAAAAATAGAGCATACCAATTTCGACCTGCATGTAGGGTATTGGGGTGGTTATATCGGAAAAACAATAACCTTTATTGTCGGGATTATCTGTTCCAGCTTACCTATTACAGGTGTTCTCATATGGTGGGGAAGACGGAATAAGAAAAAGCCCGTTGCTGTTGTTAAATAA
- a CDS encoding LOG family protein, which produces MDRKINRITVFCGSSFGTEAVYEKQAYELGETLAKQNIGLVYGGANVGLMGAVANGVIENGGEAIGVLPYFLKGKEIAHENLTELILVDTMHERKAKMNELSDGVITLPGGFGTLEELFEMITWAQLGLHQKPIGVLNINGFYTELLAFVQTMVSKGFLKEINKEMLLTSDSIDELLNMMKNYKAPEVNKWIHKEEI; this is translated from the coding sequence ATGGATAGAAAAATAAACAGAATAACAGTATTTTGCGGATCAAGTTTCGGAACAGAGGCTGTATATGAAAAACAGGCTTATGAATTGGGAGAAACATTGGCAAAGCAAAATATAGGATTGGTGTATGGTGGAGCTAACGTAGGATTAATGGGGGCTGTAGCTAATGGTGTTATCGAAAATGGAGGAGAAGCCATAGGAGTTCTTCCGTATTTTTTGAAGGGAAAAGAAATTGCCCATGAAAACCTAACAGAGCTTATTTTAGTTGATACCATGCATGAGCGTAAAGCTAAAATGAATGAATTATCCGACGGAGTAATCACACTTCCCGGAGGCTTCGGAACACTTGAAGAACTTTTTGAAATGATTACCTGGGCACAGTTGGGATTACATCAGAAGCCCATAGGAGTTCTTAATATTAATGGGTTTTATACTGAATTGCTGGCATTTGTTCAGACAATGGTAAGTAAAGGTTTTCTGAAAGAGATTAATAAGGAAATGCTGCTTACAAGCGATTCAATAGATGAATTATTGAACATGATGAAAAATTACAAAGCCCCTGAAGTAAACAAATGGATTCATAAAGAAGAAATCTAA
- a CDS encoding GNAT family N-acetyltransferase has protein sequence MKSDIRPIGNSFSEPLIDLILTIQQKEFNIPVSIEDQPDLIEIENFYQASGGNFWGAFIDGELVGSIALVKFDKSAGAVRKMFVKKEFRGREYNIAQTLLETLISYCKDNEINDIYLGTVSVLKAAQRFYERNYFAKTLKEKLPESFPLMSADDVFYHLKIN, from the coding sequence ATGAAATCAGATATCCGTCCCATAGGAAATTCTTTTTCTGAACCGCTTATTGATCTTATTCTGACGATTCAGCAGAAAGAGTTTAATATACCTGTCAGCATAGAAGATCAACCGGATCTTATTGAAATAGAAAACTTTTATCAGGCTTCCGGAGGAAATTTCTGGGGTGCATTTATTGATGGAGAATTGGTGGGATCCATTGCTTTGGTAAAATTTGACAAAAGCGCAGGAGCAGTACGGAAGATGTTCGTAAAAAAAGAATTCAGAGGAAGAGAGTATAATATTGCTCAGACTTTGCTGGAGACTCTGATCTCATATTGTAAGGATAATGAAATCAATGATATATATTTAGGGACAGTATCGGTACTAAAAGCAGCACAGCGTTTCTATGAACGAAATTATTTTGCAAAAACCCTGAAAGAGAAACTTCCGGAAAGTTTCCCTTTAATGAGTGCGGATGATGTTTTCTATCATTTAAAAATCAACTAA
- a CDS encoding MarR family winged helix-turn-helix transcriptional regulator: protein MNVINDAGILAISTRLHRLSEQLRKDGAMIYQTFGIDFELKWFPVIFTIYKKEVAGVVEIANEIGYTHPSTINLLKELEKKKLIQWEKDKQDERKRLFMLTSEGKELIEKMQPVWELMSKILGDIADNENNLLKAIDEAEEKIANQSFYQRALQLKNSK, encoded by the coding sequence ATGAATGTAATCAACGATGCAGGAATTCTTGCAATATCTACCAGACTCCATCGCCTGAGTGAACAGCTCAGAAAAGATGGTGCCATGATTTATCAGACTTTCGGAATAGATTTCGAACTCAAATGGTTTCCGGTTATTTTTACTATTTATAAAAAGGAAGTTGCCGGTGTTGTGGAGATTGCAAACGAAATAGGTTATACCCATCCTTCTACAATAAACCTGCTAAAGGAGCTGGAAAAGAAAAAGCTGATACAATGGGAAAAAGATAAGCAGGATGAACGCAAAAGATTATTTATGCTTACCTCTGAAGGTAAAGAGCTTATTGAGAAAATGCAGCCGGTATGGGAGCTCATGTCAAAAATTCTGGGAGATATTGCAGATAATGAAAATAACCTGCTGAAAGCCATTGACGAAGCTGAAGAGAAAATTGCAAACCAGTCTTTCTATCAGCGGGCATTGCAGCTTAAAAATTCAAAATAA
- a CDS encoding DUF4256 domain-containing protein, whose protein sequence is MSTHKNVLSPEQQEVLLKNLKARFEKNISRHKDVDWNKVQEKLQVNPAKLWSLNEMERTEGEPDVVGYDAKTDEYIFYDCSTESPKGRRSLCYDREAWEARKQYKPENTAIDIAQEMGVELLTEEEYRSLQKLGKFDLKTSSWIKTPADIRELGGAVFCDRRYNTVFLYHNGADSYYAARGFRGVLKV, encoded by the coding sequence ATGAGTACCCATAAAAATGTATTATCTCCCGAGCAACAGGAAGTATTATTAAAAAATCTTAAAGCCCGTTTCGAGAAAAATATTTCACGCCATAAAGATGTGGATTGGAATAAAGTTCAGGAAAAACTGCAAGTTAATCCCGCTAAACTATGGTCGCTAAATGAAATGGAAAGAACAGAAGGAGAACCTGATGTTGTAGGTTATGATGCTAAGACAGACGAATACATCTTTTACGATTGCTCGACAGAAAGCCCTAAAGGCCGAAGAAGTCTTTGCTATGACCGGGAAGCCTGGGAAGCCAGAAAACAATACAAACCAGAGAATACAGCCATAGACATAGCTCAGGAAATGGGTGTTGAATTATTAACTGAAGAAGAGTACAGATCATTGCAGAAATTAGGGAAATTTGACCTGAAGACTTCAAGCTGGATAAAAACACCTGCTGATATTCGTGAACTTGGCGGAGCTGTTTTTTGTGATCGCCGTTACAATACAGTGTTTCTTTACCATAACGGAGCCGATTCCTATTATGCTGCCCGGGGATTTAGGGGGGTATTAAAAGTGTAA
- a CDS encoding GNAT family N-acetyltransferase, giving the protein MDYKITKASLEDLNETAELFNLYRVFYRQESDVEKGKAFLKERFLNSESDIFLAVVDGKAVGFVQLYKLFHYTKLQKQWLLSDLFVHPDYRGKGLSVALIDRSKQWCEETGACGLMLETEKTNDIGNTLYPRCGFEYDGLHNYYHWWR; this is encoded by the coding sequence ATGGATTACAAAATTACAAAAGCAAGTCTTGAGGACTTAAATGAAACTGCTGAACTGTTTAACCTTTACCGTGTTTTCTACAGACAGGAGTCTGATGTGGAAAAAGGAAAAGCTTTTCTGAAAGAACGATTCCTGAATAGCGAATCGGATATCTTTTTAGCGGTAGTAGATGGTAAGGCTGTTGGATTTGTTCAGCTTTACAAGCTTTTCCACTATACAAAACTGCAAAAACAATGGCTGTTAAGCGATTTGTTTGTCCACCCGGATTACAGAGGAAAAGGGCTTTCGGTTGCGCTAATTGACCGAAGCAAACAATGGTGTGAAGAAACCGGAGCTTGCGGGCTGATGCTGGAAACAGAAAAAACAAATGATATAGGCAATACACTATATCCACGATGCGGTTTTGAATACGACGGATTACATAACTATTATCACTGGTGGAGATAA
- a CDS encoding YggS family pyridoxal phosphate-dependent enzyme, translated as MQNHIINNLQNTLQRIETACIRSNRSPDEVRLLLATKTVPVNRIKQAFAAGCTLIAENKVQELKEKYDDLKEIPHTNHFIGHLQTNKIKDILKYDVSCIQSLDRIDLAEKLQQRLEAEDRTIDVLIQINTSGEESKFGIHPEKALELVKQVSELNALKIKGLMTIGLFSAETEKVRTCFRLLKELQQQIISHNIPGVEMNELSMGMSGDLETAVEEGATIVRVGTAIFGQRIYPDNYYWNENKA; from the coding sequence ATGCAGAATCATATCATTAATAATTTGCAAAATACTCTTCAGCGGATAGAAACGGCCTGTATCCGTAGTAACAGGAGTCCGGATGAAGTCCGGTTACTTCTGGCCACAAAAACAGTTCCTGTAAATCGTATCAAGCAGGCATTTGCAGCAGGCTGTACACTTATTGCCGAGAATAAGGTTCAGGAACTAAAAGAGAAATATGATGATTTAAAAGAAATACCCCATACCAATCATTTTATAGGACACCTGCAAACCAACAAAATAAAAGATATCCTGAAGTATGACGTTAGTTGTATACAGTCACTTGACCGTATTGATCTGGCAGAAAAGCTGCAGCAGCGGTTAGAAGCTGAAGACCGGACAATAGACGTGTTAATCCAAATAAATACGTCCGGTGAAGAAAGTAAATTTGGTATTCATCCTGAAAAAGCATTAGAGTTGGTTAAACAGGTTTCAGAATTAAATGCTCTGAAAATAAAAGGATTGATGACTATAGGCTTGTTTAGTGCTGAAACAGAGAAAGTGAGAACATGTTTTCGTTTGCTAAAAGAGCTGCAACAACAGATTATATCTCATAATATTCCGGGGGTAGAAATGAATGAACTATCGATGGGAATGAGTGGAGATCTTGAAACAGCGGTAGAAGAGGGAGCAACTATAGTAAGAGTCGGAACGGCCATATTTGGTCAAAGGATTTATCCCGATAATTATTACTGGAACGAAAATAAAGCATAA
- a CDS encoding HAD family hydrolase, which translates to MKNKIKTIAFDADDTLWINEPYFQEAEKQFCDMLQDYLPHHTVSQELFKTEMKNLHLYGYGVKGFMLCMIETIGRISGNTAPISLVNKTIELGQELLQKPIQLLEGVQHTLESLNGKYRLVVATKGDLLDQERKLKNSGLQDYFHHIEIMSDKQISDYTKLLKHLDCQPDNFLMLGNSIKSDILPVLDLGGYAAHIPYHITWAHEQHQSTLQHKNFMELERIDQVLEYLD; encoded by the coding sequence ATGAAAAATAAGATAAAAACCATTGCCTTTGATGCCGATGATACACTTTGGATAAACGAACCCTACTTTCAGGAAGCTGAAAAACAGTTTTGTGATATGCTTCAGGATTATTTGCCACATCATACTGTATCCCAGGAATTGTTCAAAACAGAAATGAAAAACCTGCACTTATATGGTTATGGTGTAAAAGGATTTATGTTGTGTATGATAGAAACCATCGGCAGAATATCCGGAAATACAGCTCCAATAAGTCTCGTCAATAAAACCATTGAACTGGGACAGGAATTATTACAAAAGCCTATTCAGTTACTGGAAGGTGTACAGCATACCCTGGAAAGTCTTAATGGTAAATACAGGTTGGTAGTGGCAACAAAGGGAGATCTTCTGGATCAGGAACGTAAGCTTAAAAATTCGGGATTACAGGATTATTTTCATCATATAGAAATTATGAGTGATAAGCAGATCAGTGATTATACAAAACTACTGAAACACCTGGACTGTCAGCCTGATAATTTTCTGATGCTGGGGAACTCCATAAAATCGGATATACTACCTGTATTGGATTTGGGAGGCTATGCTGCGCATATTCCATATCATATTACATGGGCACATGAACAGCACCAATCTACTCTGCAGCACAAAAATTTCATGGAATTGGAAAGAATAGATCAGGTATTGGAGTATTTGGATTAG
- a CDS encoding Crp/Fnr family transcriptional regulator codes for MLRTHQSFLAYMAQLYEEQQRKEDIIVKTFKKGSKLLEQGSSITKVMLIKEGITKCFVKEENDKDFILEFLGKGEIIGEIELLQHIPCLCNIEAMTDVTVYALSVPYFRSLLTKDFGFNNLLLEVFSKRIVNTSSRASYQQLYTTEHSLSRLLTLQDQLGTPMSKEDMAAYLGITIRSLNRALKQLEDHKK; via the coding sequence ATGTTGCGTACCCATCAGTCATTTTTAGCTTATATGGCACAGCTTTACGAAGAACAGCAGCGTAAAGAAGACATTATTGTAAAAACATTTAAAAAAGGAAGTAAACTACTGGAACAGGGGAGTAGTATTACCAAAGTAATGCTGATAAAAGAAGGGATTACCAAATGTTTTGTAAAGGAAGAAAATGACAAAGATTTTATTCTGGAATTCCTTGGGAAAGGAGAAATTATTGGAGAGATAGAGCTGTTGCAGCATATTCCGTGTTTGTGTAATATCGAAGCAATGACTGACGTTACTGTTTATGCACTTTCAGTTCCATATTTCAGAAGCTTACTTACCAAAGACTTTGGATTCAATAATCTGTTACTCGAAGTCTTTTCAAAACGTATTGTCAATACATCCAGCAGAGCATCTTATCAGCAGTTATATACAACAGAACACAGCCTGTCCCGTTTGCTTACGCTGCAAGATCAATTGGGGACACCAATGAGTAAAGAAGATATGGCTGCCTATTTAGGGATTACTATAAGAAGCCTGAACAGGGCTCTAAAGCAATTGGAAGATCATAAGAAATAA
- a CDS encoding ClbS/DfsB family four-helix bundle protein, giving the protein MPVPANKEELLKAIETNYCKLKKEMETISVEETAVKVLDGHAKGTLMSIDNLLAYLIGWGELVLKWNKNRAENRSVDFPETGYKWNELGKLAQKFYADYQNDDFNTLIQKLDDTVKKITDLIESKTNDELYGVGWYEKWTLGRMIQFNTASPYNNARGRIRKWKKEK; this is encoded by the coding sequence ATGCCTGTTCCTGCAAATAAAGAAGAACTGTTAAAAGCTATAGAAACAAATTACTGCAAACTAAAAAAAGAGATGGAAACTATTTCTGTTGAGGAGACGGCAGTGAAAGTATTAGATGGCCATGCTAAAGGTACATTGATGAGCATTGATAATCTTTTAGCTTACCTTATCGGATGGGGTGAACTAGTGCTAAAATGGAATAAAAACAGGGCTGAAAATAGATCTGTAGATTTTCCGGAAACAGGTTATAAATGGAATGAGCTGGGTAAACTGGCGCAAAAGTTTTATGCAGATTATCAGAACGATGATTTTAATACGCTGATTCAAAAGCTTGATGATACGGTAAAGAAAATTACAGATCTTATTGAAAGTAAAACCAATGATGAATTATATGGAGTTGGTTGGTACGAGAAATGGACTTTGGGCAGAATGATACAGTTTAACACAGCTTCACCTTATAACAACGCCCGAGGAAGAATCAGAAAATGGAAGAAAGAAAAGTAG
- a CDS encoding GNAT family N-acetyltransferase, which yields MKPILETERLLLRELNPDDAGDFFNLNENPNVIKYTGDKAFQNIDEAREFLENYQNYRLNGYGRWAVMSKENNEFVGWCGLKYNSSTDETDVGFRFFEHYWNKGFATESAGACIDYGFKNLNLNTVLGRAMQDNAASVKILEKLGMKYVRDFEFDGHKGVICKIESRDF from the coding sequence ATGAAACCAATATTAGAAACAGAAAGACTATTGCTCAGAGAACTCAATCCTGATGATGCTGGAGATTTCTTTAATCTGAATGAAAATCCAAATGTTATAAAATATACCGGAGATAAAGCGTTTCAGAACATCGATGAAGCCAGAGAATTTCTGGAAAATTACCAGAATTATAGACTCAATGGATATGGGCGTTGGGCTGTAATGAGTAAAGAAAATAATGAATTTGTGGGGTGGTGCGGATTAAAATATAACAGCAGTACAGATGAAACAGATGTTGGATTTCGTTTTTTTGAACATTACTGGAATAAAGGCTTTGCAACTGAAAGTGCTGGAGCATGTATAGATTACGGCTTTAAAAACCTTAACCTGAATACTGTTCTAGGAAGAGCAATGCAGGATAATGCCGCTTCTGTAAAGATTCTGGAAAAATTAGGAATGAAGTATGTAAGAGATTTTGAATTTGATGGACATAAAGGAGTGATTTGTAAAATAGAGAGTAGGGACTTCTAG
- a CDS encoding DUF1304 domain-containing protein — MQIIAIILTAIVAIEHLYILWMEMFAWETAGKKAFGRALPHELFRPTKALAANQGLYNGFLAAGLVWSFFIENPEWSINIRIFFLGCVAVAGIFGAVTASKKIFFVQALPALLALAFVLLSR, encoded by the coding sequence ATGCAAATCATCGCTATTATCCTGACAGCTATTGTAGCAATAGAACATTTATACATTCTCTGGATGGAAATGTTTGCATGGGAAACTGCTGGTAAAAAGGCATTTGGACGAGCTTTACCTCATGAATTATTCAGACCTACCAAAGCATTGGCTGCCAATCAGGGGCTTTACAATGGCTTTTTGGCTGCAGGTCTGGTTTGGTCATTTTTCATTGAAAATCCGGAATGGAGTATCAACATACGCATATTCTTTCTTGGATGTGTTGCTGTTGCCGGAATCTTTGGTGCAGTAACAGCCAGTAAAAAGATATTTTTTGTACAGGCATTGCCAGCATTATTAGCGCTTGCATTTGTACTGCTTTCAAGATAA
- a CDS encoding organic hydroperoxide resistance protein yields MKTLYTIGATATGGRNGHVKSDNGVLELEVRYPKGLGGANDDYANPEMLFAAGYSACFDSALNLVIKSAKIQTGETTVTAKVGIGQIENGGFGLEVELHANIPGVTIEEAQDLIEKAHQVCPYSNATRGNIEVKLTVSNN; encoded by the coding sequence ATGAAAACATTGTATACCATAGGTGCTACAGCTACAGGCGGAAGAAACGGACATGTAAAAAGTGATAATGGCGTTTTGGAACTTGAAGTACGCTATCCAAAAGGATTAGGTGGCGCTAATGATGACTATGCAAACCCTGAAATGTTATTTGCGGCTGGTTATTCTGCATGTTTTGACAGCGCTTTGAATTTAGTTATTAAATCTGCTAAAATTCAAACCGGTGAAACAACAGTAACGGCTAAAGTCGGAATTGGACAGATTGAAAACGGTGGATTCGGTTTAGAAGTTGAACTTCATGCCAATATTCCCGGAGTTACCATAGAAGAGGCTCAGGATCTGATCGAGAAAGCACATCAGGTATGTCCCTACTCAAATGCCACCAGAGGAAATATTGAAGTAAAACTTACAGTTTCTAATAACTAA
- a CDS encoding MarR family winged helix-turn-helix transcriptional regulator, which yields MKNLQQLKLDNQICFPVYALSREIVGRYRPLLDQLDITYPQYLVLLVLWEHQEQSVSQLGEKLYLDSGTLTPLLKRLEQKKLVTRSRSKEDERIVKIKLTSEGQSLQKKAASIPKQLFEDMKVPEEELKQLKTTIEKILTTLNQ from the coding sequence ATGAAAAACCTGCAGCAGCTAAAACTAGACAATCAGATATGCTTTCCGGTATACGCTTTATCCAGGGAGATTGTAGGGCGCTATCGTCCACTTCTGGACCAACTGGATATTACCTATCCCCAATATCTCGTTTTGCTTGTTCTTTGGGAACATCAGGAACAGTCTGTTTCTCAGCTTGGAGAAAAACTATATTTAGACAGCGGTACCCTTACCCCACTACTAAAGCGTCTGGAACAAAAAAAATTGGTTACCCGATCCAGGAGTAAAGAAGATGAGCGAATCGTAAAAATAAAGCTAACGTCTGAAGGACAAAGTCTGCAAAAAAAAGCAGCTAGTATCCCGAAACAGCTTTTTGAAGATATGAAAGTACCTGAAGAAGAGCTTAAACAACTGAAAACAACAATAGAAAAAATATTAACAACTTTAAATCAGTAA